The Thermoplasma acidophilum DSM 1728 genome includes a window with the following:
- a CDS encoding YHS domain-containing protein has product MIDPVCGMKVDKNAKFKSTYNGKEYYFCSEHCKVEFDRNPIKYTR; this is encoded by the coding sequence ATGATAGATCCGGTCTGTGGAATGAAGGTTGATAAGAACGCGAAATTCAAATCGACGTACAACGGCAAGGAATATTATTTCTGCAGTGAGCACTGCAAGGTGGAATTTGACAGAAATCCGATAAAGTATACAAGATGA
- a CDS encoding DUF1059 domain-containing protein, with protein sequence MAKYVFKCADIGMNCGFEASAKSIDELMPKIVEHAKNAHNITEINEDLKNKVTAAIKKKMF encoded by the coding sequence ATGGCAAAATATGTTTTCAAATGTGCGGATATTGGAATGAACTGTGGCTTTGAGGCCTCTGCAAAGAGCATCGACGAATTAATGCCCAAGATCGTAGAACACGCCAAGAATGCCCACAATATAACGGAGATCAATGAAGATCTTAAGAATAAAGTAACGGCTGCAATAAAGAAAAAGATGTTCTGA
- a CDS encoding nicotinate phosphoribosyltransferase, translating to MNVFNTASDEDIKKGLASDVYFERTISAIGDKCNDLRVAMEATVSGPLDTWINFTGLDEVLKLLEGLDVDLYAIPEGTILFPRDANGLPVPFIRVEGRYCDFGMYETAILGFICQASGISTKASKVRLAAGDSPFFSFGIRRMHPAISPMIDRSAYIGGADGVSGILGAKLIDQDPVGTMPHALSIMLGDEEAWKLTLENTKNGQKSVLLIDTYMDEKFAAIKIAEMFDKVDYIRLDTPSSRRGNFEALIREVRWELALRGRSDIKIMVSGGLDENTVKKLREAGAEAFGVGTSISSAKPFDFAMDIVEVNGKPETKRGKMSGRKNVLRCTSCHRIEVVPANVQEKTCICGGSMQNLLVKYLSHGKRTSEYPRPKEIRSRSMKELEYFKDIS from the coding sequence ATGAATGTGTTCAACACAGCAAGTGATGAAGATATAAAAAAGGGGCTGGCTTCGGATGTCTATTTTGAGAGGACAATATCGGCTATAGGCGATAAATGCAATGATCTGAGGGTCGCCATGGAGGCCACCGTTTCCGGGCCATTGGATACATGGATAAATTTCACCGGTCTGGACGAGGTCCTGAAGCTTCTGGAAGGGCTTGATGTGGATCTGTACGCAATCCCGGAGGGCACAATTCTATTCCCCAGAGATGCAAACGGGCTGCCGGTTCCCTTCATCAGGGTAGAAGGAAGGTACTGCGACTTCGGTATGTACGAGACGGCCATACTCGGATTCATATGCCAGGCTTCTGGAATATCCACAAAGGCTTCCAAGGTGAGGCTGGCTGCAGGAGATTCGCCGTTCTTCTCCTTCGGAATAAGGAGAATGCATCCGGCCATATCGCCGATGATCGATCGATCCGCATATATCGGGGGAGCAGACGGTGTTTCCGGCATCCTTGGTGCAAAGCTGATAGATCAGGATCCGGTCGGTACCATGCCGCACGCGCTATCCATAATGCTTGGCGATGAGGAAGCGTGGAAGCTCACCCTTGAAAACACAAAGAATGGACAGAAATCGGTACTTCTTATCGATACGTACATGGACGAAAAGTTCGCAGCCATAAAGATCGCTGAAATGTTCGATAAGGTTGATTATATAAGATTGGACACGCCCTCATCCAGAAGGGGAAACTTCGAAGCACTCATAAGAGAGGTCAGGTGGGAACTGGCCCTGCGTGGAAGGAGCGACATAAAGATTATGGTCTCTGGCGGTCTCGATGAGAATACCGTCAAGAAGCTAAGAGAAGCCGGAGCAGAAGCCTTTGGAGTCGGTACTTCCATATCATCGGCAAAGCCTTTCGACTTCGCCATGGACATAGTTGAGGTGAATGGAAAGCCCGAGACGAAGCGCGGGAAGATGTCGGGCAGGAAGAACGTCCTGAGGTGCACATCCTGCCACAGGATTGAGGTCGTGCCTGCCAACGTTCAGGAAAAGACATGCATCTGCGGCGGTAGTATGCAGAATCTGCTCGTGAAGTATCTATCTCATGGTAAGAGAACATCCGAGTACCCAAGGCCAAAGGAGATAAGATCCAGGTCCATGAAGGAGCTGGAATATTTCAAAGATATTTCATAA
- the cysS gene encoding cysteine--tRNA ligase — translation MRFYNTLTRDVDEFKEMNSGRINMFVCGPTVQDHFHIGHARTYIFFDAVAKLLRNLGYSVFYLQNITDIDDKIINKAREMNIQPQDVADMYLREFLEDMSALKVTSVNYFAKSTLYINEIISQISRLIEKGYAYETSDGVYFEVSKFADYGQLSNQSLDQIIHGYRVAVNENKRNPEDFVLWKKRKPGEPYWDSPWGPGRPGWHIEDTAITETYFGPEYDIHGGGSDLIFPHHEAEIAQMRAISGRKYLSHYWIHTGMINVNNEKMSKSLKNFVTIREVLKEYRPEDLRYALLNANYRTQLDFSKGLLEESRKQVEYLNSTFRKLVNASGNSDLSADPSAVIKRMVDEATNDFDFRSVFRDLIDFAGDLNKNIESISRPAAQKAIDVFRWVDSFAGILLPETARLSGIIDDLLDLRKNLRTERKFQEADRIRDLLLKNGIHVEDRGDETIWW, via the coding sequence ATGCGGTTCTACAATACCCTTACCCGTGATGTGGATGAGTTTAAGGAGATGAACAGCGGGCGCATTAACATGTTCGTATGCGGCCCAACCGTGCAGGATCATTTTCATATCGGGCACGCAAGGACTTACATATTCTTCGACGCTGTTGCCAAGCTTCTCAGGAATCTGGGTTATTCCGTCTTTTATCTGCAGAATATAACTGATATAGATGACAAGATAATCAACAAAGCCAGGGAAATGAACATTCAGCCACAGGATGTAGCGGACATGTATCTGAGAGAATTTCTTGAGGACATGTCTGCGCTGAAGGTGACGTCGGTGAATTATTTCGCCAAATCCACACTTTACATAAATGAGATAATCTCCCAGATAAGCAGATTGATTGAAAAGGGATATGCCTATGAGACAAGCGACGGCGTTTATTTCGAGGTGAGCAAGTTTGCGGATTATGGCCAGCTATCAAACCAGAGCCTTGATCAGATAATACACGGATACAGGGTGGCAGTGAACGAAAATAAGAGGAATCCTGAAGACTTTGTTCTCTGGAAAAAGAGAAAGCCAGGAGAACCTTACTGGGATTCGCCATGGGGGCCGGGAAGGCCTGGCTGGCATATAGAAGATACGGCTATAACAGAGACATATTTCGGGCCAGAATACGACATACATGGCGGAGGATCGGATCTGATCTTCCCGCATCACGAGGCAGAGATAGCACAGATGAGGGCCATAAGTGGTAGAAAATACCTATCGCATTACTGGATACACACAGGTATGATCAACGTGAACAATGAGAAGATGTCAAAATCGCTGAAGAATTTCGTGACAATAAGGGAGGTGCTGAAGGAATACAGGCCAGAGGATCTCCGGTACGCTCTTTTGAATGCGAATTACAGGACGCAGCTGGATTTCTCAAAGGGGCTGCTAGAGGAATCCAGAAAGCAGGTGGAATACCTAAATAGCACGTTCAGGAAGCTTGTTAATGCTTCAGGTAATTCGGATCTTTCTGCAGATCCATCTGCCGTTATCAAAAGAATGGTGGACGAAGCAACAAACGACTTCGATTTCAGGTCGGTATTCAGAGACCTTATCGATTTTGCAGGGGATCTCAACAAGAACATAGAAAGCATATCTCGGCCAGCCGCGCAGAAAGCGATTGATGTTTTCAGATGGGTTGACAGCTTCGCCGGTATACTGTTGCCGGAAACTGCCCGCCTCTCCGGCATAATAGATGATCTATTGGATCTGAGAAAGAATCTCAGGACAGAGAGGAAATTCCAGGAAGCTGATCGAATAAGAGACCTACTGCTGAAGAACGGTATTCATGTTGAGGATAGGGGTGATGAAACTATCTGGTGGTGA
- a CDS encoding ATP-dependent DNA ligase translates to MLFSVVADAFEKMESTTKRLELTDLLVNLLKEADDDLPLLIYLLEGKLGPDYLGIETQMSDKLIIKALSVASNISEDEIAKEYAKAGDIGTIAKEIAEKRSLRSLVQEEMTVKYIHDTLMKMARTTGSGSTKARVDAYMDLFLNSTPKEIMYITRIITGKLRIGISDATILDAIVKAFADEKYSEDIENAFNFHPDLGYIASELRKGNIDAILKLGPTPMIPFKVMLAERLRSVEEILEKMGGRCAFEYKYDGMRTETHIERGKVRLFSRGNEETTNQFPDITKAASETFKVDSAILDGEAVPYDPDTGELYPFQVISHRRGRKYDLDKVSSEIPITVFLFDIVYLNGRDLSKTPYTERRKILESIFTESDSFRLAKRIESGDPAEVHRFFNSAIEDGCEGLVAKSTSPDSFYKAGARGWLWIKLKRDYQAQLWDTLDLTVVGAFYGHGRRKGTYGALLLATYNDKNDTFETVCKLGSGFSDDVLFSLPKKFEQYVSKEKPARVISNLEPDVWFYPAVVMEVIGAEITVSPIHTCAYGEIEKDSGLSVRFPRFTGKWREDKKPEDSTTSREILEMYKEQKKTITEEKS, encoded by the coding sequence ATGTTATTTTCCGTAGTTGCAGATGCCTTTGAAAAGATGGAAAGCACCACTAAGCGGCTGGAATTGACCGATCTTCTTGTTAACCTGCTAAAGGAGGCAGATGACGATCTTCCCCTTCTTATTTATCTGCTGGAGGGGAAGCTTGGCCCGGACTACCTGGGCATCGAGACGCAGATGTCAGATAAGCTCATTATAAAGGCCCTGTCAGTTGCCTCAAATATAAGTGAGGATGAAATAGCGAAGGAATACGCAAAAGCAGGCGATATAGGAACAATCGCGAAGGAGATTGCGGAGAAGAGGAGCCTTAGGTCACTCGTGCAGGAAGAGATGACGGTGAAATACATTCATGATACGCTCATGAAGATGGCACGAACTACAGGATCAGGAAGCACAAAGGCCAGGGTGGATGCATACATGGATCTATTTCTCAACAGCACGCCCAAGGAGATCATGTACATAACTAGAATAATCACCGGAAAGCTCAGGATCGGAATATCAGATGCGACGATACTGGACGCTATTGTGAAGGCCTTTGCAGATGAAAAATATTCAGAGGACATTGAAAATGCCTTCAACTTTCATCCAGATCTCGGTTATATCGCCTCAGAGCTCCGCAAGGGCAATATTGATGCCATACTAAAACTGGGCCCAACACCGATGATTCCCTTTAAGGTCATGCTTGCGGAACGCCTTAGATCCGTAGAAGAAATCCTGGAAAAGATGGGCGGAAGGTGTGCATTTGAATACAAGTACGATGGGATGAGGACGGAGACCCATATCGAAAGGGGAAAGGTGAGGCTTTTCTCAAGAGGAAACGAAGAAACCACGAACCAGTTTCCAGATATAACGAAGGCTGCATCCGAGACCTTCAAGGTCGATTCGGCAATACTCGACGGAGAGGCTGTGCCATATGATCCGGATACTGGGGAACTCTATCCATTCCAGGTGATATCCCATAGGAGGGGGAGGAAGTATGATCTCGATAAGGTATCATCAGAGATACCCATAACGGTCTTCCTCTTCGACATAGTGTATCTGAATGGAAGGGATCTATCCAAAACTCCATATACCGAGAGGAGAAAGATACTGGAATCAATATTTACGGAGAGCGATAGCTTCAGGCTTGCGAAGAGGATAGAATCCGGAGATCCTGCTGAGGTTCACCGGTTCTTCAACAGCGCGATCGAGGATGGATGTGAGGGGCTGGTGGCAAAGAGTACATCTCCTGATTCGTTCTACAAGGCCGGAGCCCGTGGGTGGCTCTGGATAAAGCTGAAGAGGGATTATCAGGCACAGCTCTGGGATACTCTCGATCTAACCGTCGTGGGCGCCTTTTACGGCCATGGAAGGAGGAAGGGAACCTATGGAGCTCTGCTTCTTGCCACTTACAACGACAAGAACGATACTTTTGAAACGGTCTGCAAGCTGGGATCAGGATTCTCCGACGACGTTCTGTTTTCGCTTCCGAAGAAGTTTGAGCAGTATGTATCTAAAGAAAAGCCTGCACGGGTTATAAGCAACCTGGAACCAGACGTGTGGTTCTATCCTGCTGTTGTCATGGAGGTAATAGGGGCAGAAATCACCGTAAGCCCCATACACACCTGTGCCTACGGGGAAATAGAAAAGGACTCTGGACTTTCAGTGAGGTTTCCAAGGTTCACAGGAAAATGGCGCGAGGACAAGAAACCTGAAGATTCAACAACATCTAGAGAAATACTCGAAATGTACAAGGAACAAAAAAAGACTATAACGGAGGAGAAGAGTTAA
- a CDS encoding single stranded DNA-binding domain-containing protein has product MEDITKIKDLTPSSRRVNVVGKVLSVGEPKTIQTKFGDQRSVTEVTIGDDTGKVILSLWGDQASQARAGETLAIGNGYVSLVRGHIRLNVGKYGSLSVSDEEVTEVNEDFDASEKEYENNFHRSGPRRDNFRRGGYGGRSNRDEEEE; this is encoded by the coding sequence ATGGAAGATATAACGAAGATAAAGGATCTAACACCCTCCTCAAGGAGAGTGAATGTTGTTGGAAAAGTTTTGTCTGTTGGAGAACCAAAAACAATACAAACGAAGTTTGGAGACCAGAGATCTGTAACAGAAGTAACCATCGGAGACGATACGGGAAAGGTTATACTGTCCCTTTGGGGTGACCAGGCAAGCCAGGCGAGAGCCGGTGAGACGCTGGCAATCGGAAATGGATACGTTTCCCTTGTTAGGGGTCACATAAGGCTCAACGTGGGCAAATACGGTTCATTGAGTGTTTCTGATGAAGAAGTGACTGAGGTAAACGAGGATTTTGACGCAAGCGAAAAGGAATACGAAAACAATTTCCACCGCTCCGGACCGCGCAGGGACAACTTCAGGCGTGGCGGATACGGCGGCAGGTCAAACAGAGACGAAGAAGAAGAGTGA
- a CDS encoding toprim domain-containing protein, with the protein MEGRNDLRSLRRLKFGGEIIILNRGISLIEFSDTLARKYRRVILLTDFDAKGCDLEKRMNQYLTGIGVDIDLYLWNFLRKNVPVKTVEELPSEYERQYEKELQA; encoded by the coding sequence GTGGAGGGTCGCAATGATCTCCGGTCTCTCAGAAGGCTGAAGTTCGGTGGCGAGATAATTATACTTAATCGAGGCATATCACTGATCGAGTTCTCAGATACACTGGCAAGGAAATACCGGAGAGTAATTCTTCTGACCGACTTCGATGCAAAGGGATGTGATCTTGAAAAAAGGATGAATCAATATCTGACAGGGATAGGCGTGGATATTGATCTATATCTATGGAATTTCCTGAGGAAGAACGTTCCAGTGAAGACCGTTGAGGAGTTACCTTCGGAATACGAACGGCAGTATGAGAAGGAACTGCAGGCCTGA
- the acs gene encoding acetate--CoA ligase alpha subunit, with the protein MDLKSLFYPESVAVIGASADKTKIGYQIVRNLKEGGYQGKVYPVNRKGGNILGYTVYPSIGDVPDKVDLAIISVPAEHTPEAAEECGKKGVFGIIVVASGFSEVGRKDLEDQLVEVCRKYNMRLLGPNVVGLMNNVLKLNASFAPYLPYPGTIGMVSQSGALIVGLDAMTWSNKTGTSFLISIGNMADLDFSDLVSFLAEDNNVSCISLYTEGLKAGRRFIDTARSIKKPIVMLKSGISKHGSVAAASHTGSLAGSHRVYDGALKQAGVVRANSIEELFDLSLTLSLQPPMGGDNLMVVTNGGGIGVLATDQAELSGIPLQTPSDDLQAKIRQVIPSFGSTKNPIDMSAMATPEIYADTIKTVMEDDSVDGLVVLYCEVANLDPSDAAKGIINGVLSSNRKIPVVAGFVGGEHSKNASLYLIKNGIPTFDSPDKAVKAMAALRNHKRMNDLICLGPARPKDLKRDGVGDKLKKYAQAGVKSLNELESKEIFEAYGIKVNKTELAKSRDELKSLLKDFKYPVVLKIQSPDIVHKTDVGGVIVNVKDQDEALKAYDTIISNVKANAPQARIDGVVVEEMFRGDLETIIGTVNDPTFGPTVMFGLGGTAVEVLEDVSFRVAPVCEKEAYDMIRDTVAGKMMQKFRGRGPLNVDAVVDQIIRFSWLAYDHPEIKGIDANPMIVSEDGAIVVDARIML; encoded by the coding sequence ATGGATCTAAAAAGTTTGTTCTATCCAGAATCGGTGGCCGTAATCGGTGCTTCTGCAGATAAGACGAAGATAGGATATCAGATCGTGAGGAATCTAAAGGAGGGAGGATATCAGGGGAAGGTGTATCCGGTCAACCGGAAAGGCGGGAATATCCTGGGTTATACTGTGTATCCAAGTATCGGAGACGTACCGGATAAAGTTGATCTGGCAATAATATCAGTACCGGCTGAGCACACACCTGAGGCAGCTGAAGAATGCGGAAAAAAGGGAGTATTCGGGATAATAGTTGTCGCATCAGGCTTCTCAGAGGTTGGAAGGAAAGATCTGGAGGATCAGCTGGTTGAGGTATGCAGGAAGTATAACATGCGCTTGCTGGGTCCAAATGTGGTTGGCCTGATGAACAATGTTTTGAAACTGAATGCATCATTTGCTCCATATCTTCCATATCCAGGAACAATAGGTATGGTTTCCCAGAGCGGCGCGCTTATAGTCGGCCTTGATGCGATGACGTGGAGCAACAAAACCGGCACGAGTTTCCTCATAAGTATTGGAAACATGGCGGATCTGGACTTTTCAGACCTAGTATCGTTTTTGGCAGAGGACAACAACGTTTCCTGCATATCGCTTTACACAGAAGGCCTCAAGGCTGGACGTAGATTCATCGATACTGCAAGATCCATAAAGAAGCCAATTGTAATGCTGAAGTCGGGCATATCGAAGCACGGTTCTGTAGCGGCGGCGTCACACACCGGATCGCTTGCAGGTTCGCACAGAGTATACGATGGCGCGCTGAAGCAGGCCGGTGTCGTACGCGCAAACTCCATTGAAGAATTGTTCGATCTATCCCTCACGCTTTCTCTTCAGCCGCCCATGGGAGGGGACAACCTGATGGTGGTTACAAATGGCGGCGGTATAGGCGTTCTGGCCACGGACCAGGCCGAACTCTCAGGCATACCTCTGCAGACGCCATCTGACGACCTCCAGGCAAAGATACGGCAGGTCATACCATCGTTCGGCAGCACGAAGAACCCCATAGATATGAGCGCAATGGCCACACCCGAAATCTACGCAGATACCATAAAAACTGTAATGGAAGATGATAGTGTTGACGGCCTTGTCGTTCTCTACTGCGAGGTTGCCAATCTTGATCCATCTGATGCCGCGAAGGGCATCATTAATGGAGTGCTGTCTTCCAACAGGAAGATACCGGTGGTGGCTGGTTTTGTCGGTGGAGAACATTCCAAGAACGCGTCGCTGTACCTGATAAAGAACGGCATACCGACCTTCGACTCACCTGACAAGGCTGTAAAGGCCATGGCTGCACTGCGCAACCACAAGAGGATGAACGACCTCATATGCCTTGGCCCGGCAAGACCCAAGGACCTGAAGCGTGACGGTGTCGGTGACAAGCTAAAGAAATACGCACAGGCCGGCGTTAAAAGCCTGAACGAACTCGAATCCAAGGAGATCTTCGAAGCCTATGGGATAAAGGTCAATAAGACAGAACTCGCAAAAAGCAGAGATGAATTGAAATCGCTTCTGAAGGATTTCAAGTATCCAGTGGTTTTGAAGATTCAGAGCCCTGACATAGTGCACAAGACGGATGTTGGTGGAGTTATAGTTAACGTCAAGGATCAGGACGAAGCGCTGAAGGCATACGATACGATAATATCAAACGTAAAGGCCAATGCACCGCAGGCCAGGATCGATGGTGTGGTTGTGGAGGAGATGTTCAGGGGTGATCTTGAGACCATAATAGGTACGGTAAATGATCCAACATTCGGTCCGACTGTTATGTTCGGACTGGGTGGCACGGCCGTTGAAGTACTTGAAGATGTGTCATTCAGGGTTGCGCCTGTGTGCGAAAAGGAAGCCTACGACATGATCAGGGATACCGTGGCCGGGAAGATGATGCAGAAGTTCAGGGGCAGGGGCCCGCTCAATGTAGATGCAGTGGTGGATCAGATAATCAGGTTCTCATGGCTTGCATACGATCACCCTGAGATAAAGGGCATAGATGCCAACCCGATGATAGTGAGTGAGGACGGCGCAATAGTTGTGGATGCCAGGATTATGCTCTGA
- a CDS encoding fumarylacetoacetate hydrolase family protein, with product MKIGRCMVDGRERLFTVSGNEVRLIEGDFSINEFIASQHDSVSSRRYEGELNYLPAVNPGKIFLPAVNFRSHSQESDTKFPPKPYFFTKFSNALVGHNGTAHRPREIEKLDYEGEIGIVIGKRGKRIGVEEAQNYIFGFTIVDDVSARDYQFPEMHPYGYNWVQGKAFDEALPVGPYIVTRDEIRFPLKIETRVNGELRQSGTTEDMVFSVEQLISTVSQTITLEPGDLITTGTPAGVAAFTEAKYLSDGDTVSISVSGIGELVHRIEDEKIR from the coding sequence ATGAAGATAGGTAGATGCATGGTGGATGGCAGGGAACGCCTGTTCACTGTTTCAGGAAATGAGGTCAGGTTGATAGAGGGCGATTTCAGCATAAACGAATTCATAGCGTCTCAGCACGATAGCGTATCTTCCAGACGCTATGAAGGAGAATTGAACTATCTGCCGGCTGTGAATCCGGGCAAGATATTCCTGCCCGCGGTAAATTTCCGATCGCATTCGCAGGAATCGGATACGAAGTTTCCGCCAAAGCCATATTTCTTCACGAAGTTTTCAAACGCGCTTGTGGGCCATAATGGCACAGCTCACAGACCAAGAGAGATAGAAAAACTGGACTATGAAGGGGAAATAGGGATAGTCATCGGTAAGAGAGGTAAGAGGATCGGTGTTGAAGAAGCCCAGAATTACATATTTGGGTTCACCATAGTCGACGATGTCAGCGCACGTGATTATCAGTTTCCGGAGATGCACCCCTATGGTTACAACTGGGTGCAGGGAAAGGCGTTCGATGAAGCCCTCCCGGTGGGTCCCTACATAGTCACAAGGGATGAGATCAGGTTTCCATTGAAGATCGAGACCAGGGTCAACGGTGAACTTCGCCAGTCAGGAACAACCGAAGATATGGTATTCAGCGTGGAACAGTTGATATCCACTGTGTCTCAGACAATAACGCTGGAACCTGGCGATCTCATAACAACAGGTACGCCGGCAGGAGTTGCTGCATTCACCGAAGCGAAATACCTTTCAGATGGTGATACTGTATCCATAAGTGTCAGCGGCATAGGGGAACTTGTCCACAGGATAGAGGATGAAAAAATCCGCTGA
- the rnz gene encoding ribonuclease Z, which produces MASNIRIIFYGTGGSWPTPLRAMPGVGVKIDDVLNLFDCGEGTQKQIMKSSTSFMDIDNIFITHFHGDHFLGLLGLVQSMSFNNRTKQLNIFGPHGAIKILSNALNVGYYTLHFPLKIYELEPDRTYDLGKFLIRTMLNDHPVPALSYSIEERDLVRIDPEKAREKNIPSRIIEKIRENGSYVYKGNEYRIDDIAGGVRKGRRIVYTGDTRPMDRMIEFARNADVLIHDTTTDSSFEPMVNEFGHSSSRQAARIARQARVGRLYLYHYSPRITDTSVLLEDARKEFQETYESKDLMEYEVKVRRDVD; this is translated from the coding sequence ATGGCTTCGAATATAAGGATCATCTTCTATGGTACGGGTGGCAGCTGGCCCACTCCGCTCCGTGCTATGCCAGGTGTGGGCGTCAAGATAGACGATGTTCTGAATCTGTTTGACTGCGGGGAGGGCACCCAGAAGCAGATAATGAAGAGTTCGACATCATTCATGGATATAGACAACATATTCATAACGCACTTCCACGGGGATCATTTCCTCGGTCTGCTGGGCCTGGTTCAGAGCATGTCCTTCAACAACAGGACAAAGCAGCTGAACATTTTTGGCCCCCATGGGGCAATAAAAATACTCTCGAATGCGCTCAACGTTGGTTATTATACACTTCACTTTCCGCTAAAGATTTACGAGCTGGAACCGGACAGGACGTACGATCTTGGAAAATTTCTGATCAGGACCATGCTAAACGACCACCCTGTACCGGCACTCTCCTACAGCATAGAGGAGAGGGATCTGGTGAGGATAGATCCGGAAAAGGCAAGAGAGAAAAACATACCATCGCGCATAATCGAAAAGATCCGTGAAAATGGATCGTATGTCTATAAGGGTAACGAATACAGAATTGATGATATAGCTGGAGGGGTGCGAAAGGGCAGGAGAATAGTTTACACTGGTGATACAAGGCCGATGGATCGCATGATAGAGTTTGCAAGAAATGCCGACGTCCTGATACACGATACAACCACCGATTCCAGCTTTGAACCAATGGTCAATGAATTCGGGCATTCCTCTTCGAGGCAGGCTGCAAGGATAGCCAGGCAGGCCAGAGTCGGAAGACTGTATCTTTATCATTACAGCCCCCGCATTACAGATACTTCCGTTCTTCTGGAGGATGCGAGGAAAGAGTTCCAGGAAACATATGAAAGCAAGGACCTGATGGAATACGAAGTAAAGGTAAGAAGAGACGTTGATTGA
- a CDS encoding dihydrodipicolinate synthase family protein: MYKGIVTPMITPMGQNGEIDYRATEILIDNLADFGVDGLFPMGSTGLFPMFSTDEKKKFLGFVRDHSKKIEVYAGVGSSSTQESVELSKYTEDIGIKVRVLMPTYYIKPDEDWMYRHFSTVISAASNDLFIYNIPQLSGSWISESLIEKLTREFSNVKGIKDSSGDMRFFSRIIRHKNEKFDIFQGQDDLLFLSLSIGASGGVCGLSNISPYITNLYHEFSAGNLEKARKIQIDEVNPLMYAINEATFPAGYYYAFYKMNGIKGGYRAPMVEPTTDQKKKIDQELTKIPKKQ, translated from the coding sequence ATGTACAAGGGTATCGTAACGCCCATGATAACACCCATGGGCCAAAATGGAGAAATAGATTACAGGGCCACTGAAATTTTGATAGATAATCTCGCAGACTTTGGCGTTGATGGATTGTTCCCAATGGGATCTACCGGACTGTTTCCAATGTTCAGTACCGATGAAAAGAAAAAATTCCTGGGTTTTGTCAGGGATCATTCGAAGAAGATCGAGGTATACGCCGGTGTTGGATCCTCTTCAACGCAGGAATCTGTCGAACTTTCGAAGTATACAGAGGATATAGGAATAAAGGTAAGGGTTCTCATGCCCACATACTACATCAAGCCGGATGAAGACTGGATGTACAGGCATTTTTCAACGGTAATATCCGCGGCGTCGAATGATCTCTTCATTTACAATATACCGCAGCTGTCTGGATCCTGGATAAGCGAAAGCCTGATTGAGAAACTGACCAGGGAGTTCTCCAACGTCAAGGGCATAAAGGATAGCTCCGGCGATATGCGATTCTTCAGCAGAATAATAAGGCACAAGAACGAAAAATTCGATATATTTCAGGGGCAGGACGATCTACTGTTTCTCTCACTATCAATAGGAGCAAGCGGCGGTGTCTGCGGCCTCTCCAACATATCACCATACATAACGAACCTGTATCATGAGTTCAGCGCCGGAAACCTGGAAAAGGCAAGAAAAATACAGATCGATGAGGTCAATCCCCTGATGTACGCGATCAACGAGGCAACCTTCCCTGCAGGATATTATTATGCCTTCTACAAGATGAACGGCATAAAAGGCGGATACAGGGCACCAATGGTTGAGCCTACCACCGATCAGAAGAAAAAGATCGATCAGGAACTCACCAAAATCCCGAAGAAGCAATAA